A single window of Calderihabitans maritimus DNA harbors:
- a CDS encoding sodium:solute symporter family transporter has translation MKWLVILMYVGMLLVVGYLGMKKTRTVDDFFLGNRSIGPWVSAFAYGTTYFSAVLFIGYAGKVGWGFGLSSLWIVLGNALIGSYLAWKVLAGRTRAMTSRLGTLTLPEFLAARYDSKALKIVAALIIFIFLVPYSASVYMGLSYLFEEIFGIPFIQALLFMALLTALYLVMGGYFALTLTDFIQGLVMIGGVILLLVYVVGSPQVGGIGAAIEKLARVNPQLVKPVGPPGVIPLVSLVILTSLGTWGLPQMVQKFYSIKDEKSIPQAIFVSTGFAFLMTFGAYFTGALSRLFFEQVPQGNPDVIMPQIISQALPEAVAVVILLLVLAASMSTLASLVLVSSSAIAIDLVQEIIPNLKKDRVVLLMRVLCVVFIGLSLYIALKPTIILNLMSISWGTVAGAFLAPYLYGLYWKGVTRAGAWSGVISGLGISLGLSLLNWLQVKLPFTGGLSIPVIGSLAIVIPLLVVPAVSWITEGYPEEHLKRVFGYEKSQLECGKEGLVTHDLG, from the coding sequence ATGAAATGGTTAGTTATTCTAATGTACGTCGGTATGCTGCTGGTTGTTGGTTATTTAGGAATGAAGAAAACTCGCACCGTCGATGATTTTTTCTTGGGAAATCGAAGTATCGGTCCTTGGGTTTCGGCCTTTGCCTACGGCACGACCTATTTTTCAGCCGTCTTATTTATCGGGTATGCAGGTAAAGTAGGATGGGGATTTGGCCTTTCTTCCCTGTGGATCGTTTTGGGCAATGCATTAATAGGCAGTTACCTGGCGTGGAAGGTTTTGGCAGGACGTACGAGAGCTATGACTTCCCGGTTAGGAACGCTTACCCTGCCGGAATTTTTGGCGGCACGCTATGACAGCAAAGCTCTGAAAATAGTGGCGGCGCTGATTATTTTTATCTTTTTAGTACCTTATTCTGCTTCGGTCTATATGGGGCTAAGCTATCTTTTTGAAGAGATCTTCGGCATTCCTTTTATTCAAGCTTTACTTTTCATGGCTTTACTTACAGCTTTATACCTGGTGATGGGAGGTTATTTTGCCCTCACGTTAACCGATTTTATTCAAGGTTTAGTTATGATTGGGGGAGTAATCCTGCTGCTGGTTTATGTAGTTGGCAGTCCGCAGGTAGGGGGGATAGGAGCCGCTATCGAAAAGCTGGCCCGGGTTAATCCCCAGTTGGTTAAACCTGTAGGACCGCCAGGAGTGATACCCCTGGTATCACTGGTCATTTTAACCAGTCTGGGTACCTGGGGCCTGCCACAAATGGTACAGAAGTTTTATTCCATCAAAGATGAAAAGTCTATCCCTCAGGCTATTTTTGTTTCCACCGGTTTTGCCTTTTTGATGACTTTTGGCGCCTATTTTACCGGTGCGCTAAGCCGCTTGTTTTTTGAACAGGTACCGCAAGGAAATCCGGATGTAATAATGCCCCAAATAATCAGTCAGGCTTTGCCAGAAGCGGTAGCGGTAGTTATCCTGCTTTTAGTTTTGGCGGCATCTATGTCTACGCTGGCTTCTCTGGTACTAGTTTCAAGTTCTGCAATTGCCATAGATTTGGTGCAGGAAATTATCCCCAATCTGAAAAAAGACAGGGTAGTTTTATTGATGCGGGTACTCTGCGTAGTATTTATAGGGTTGTCCCTGTATATTGCCCTAAAACCCACTATTATTCTGAACCTAATGTCTATATCCTGGGGGACGGTAGCCGGTGCATTTCTGGCTCCTTACCTGTACGGACTGTACTGGAAGGGTGTTACCAGAGCCGGTGCCTGGTCGGGAGTTATCTCCGGCCTGGGCATTTCCTTGGGTCTTTCTCTGCTTAATTGGTTGCAGGTTAAACTTCCTTTTACCGGCGGTCTGAGCATACCGGTTATTGGTTCCTTGGCTATCGTGATACCTCTATTGGTAGTTCCGGCAGTCAGTTGGATTACCGAGGGATATCCGGAAGAACATTTAAAAAGGGTTTTTGGTTACGAAAAATCACAACTTGAATGTGGTAAAGAAGGATTGGTGACGCATGATTTGGGATGA